A stretch of Bombus huntii isolate Logan2020A chromosome 7, iyBomHunt1.1, whole genome shotgun sequence DNA encodes these proteins:
- the LOC126867561 gene encoding intraflagellar transport protein 43 homolog isoform X1 — translation MDWAADLEITSKKLLPRLGRRSTQNIVQEDSKLDDDLLESPVSSSSVKSAQPPVAPPRTRKTGWGDELKSGKIRGSSSIIEQLFLRERSRVTEKDDVIDDIPVIPDLDEIQEDNTLSDLVNTPTVNVNRVAAYKELDTDLVKNAAFMSLNGVNLSLLAEKLYNENLTKEPDEVWNWNLLFTQVASEVNSETRKNLVT, via the exons ATGGATTGGGCCGCGGATTTAGAAATTACCTCGAAAAAA CTTTTGCCTCGTCTTGGTAGGAGATCGACGCAGAACATCGTACAAGAAGATTCGAAACTAGACGATGATCTTTTGGAAAGTCCTGTATCGTCATCCTCTGTGAAATCGGCGCAACCACCTGTAGCACCCCCACGTACCAGAAAAACAGGATGGGGTGACGAACTGAAAAGCGGGAA GATACGTGGATCGTCGAGCATCATCGAACA ACTGTTTCTTAGGGAACGCTCTCGAGTGACGGAGAAGGACGACGTGATTGAcg ATATTCCTGTTATACCGGATTTGGATGAAATTCAGGAGGATAATACTTTGTCCGATTTAGTAAATACACCAAC GGTGAACGTGAACAGAGTCGCTGCGTATAAAGAACTTGATACGGATTTGGTAAAAAATGCCGCATTCATGTCTCTAAATGGCGTTAATCTTTCTCTTCTAGCAGAGAAATTATACAATGAAAATCTAACAAAAGAGCCGGATGAAGTATGGAATTGGAATCTTCTTTTCACTCAGGTTGCATCTGAAGTAAATAGCGAAACGCGAAAAAATCTTGTTACTTAG
- the LOC126867550 gene encoding isthmin-2-like isoform X4, which translates to MQKNSRGMSALPVLNVAPFTFFCNPVSVALNDLRIDDHEITGDLEVAVYQKPISGLFHPSWMNDQLIRSKRNEQLEEETIPTRHAKHRKRRRCRNRSTCLRNTSAIRLSFLWDNGTAPIDQTSKETKEDPDENNTLIEVDEESRNDGVQESYNRTKGEDYDVTDIDEEKGRIDSAEKSFIMTERNDLNERSISTEIQLESQNQSFEKKDRTKNDEFFENIDYTDEMNSSSTYPAIDDQVMFHDSLSVIVSKLFQNLRNVSAADGQKIFKELDFVNGTNEDPCQKWLDSKDKLEQVFLGGLASLPACPCLYPNNIFYEDKIWDQKRMKYFRWRDVSGSSQRLDVYKPGATYCVRSFLTQGSGSAAAQHCCYDHQRKLLTRGSGAGTPYFVSPEISPILHERIDVLPWRLCKDTTE; encoded by the exons ATGCAGAAAAACAGTCGTGGAATGTCAGCGCTACCGGTGTTAAACGTTGCCCCTTTTACCTTCTTTTGCAATCCGGTATCGGTGGCGCTCAACGATCTACGA ATTGATGATCATGAAATCACTGGAGATTTGGAAGTCGCCGTGTATCAAAAACCGATTTCGGGTCTATTTCACCCATCTTGGATGAACGATCAGTTGATTCGAAGCAAACGAAACGAGCAGCTCGAAGAAGAGACGATTCCTACGAGACACGCGAAACATCGGAAGCGACGTCGCTGTAGGAATCGATCGACGTGTCTTCGAAATACATCTGCGATCAGGCTGTCTTTTCTGTGGGACAATGGCACGGCGCCAATAGACCAAACATCTAAAGAGACAAAAGAAGATCCTGATGAAAACAACACGCTTATAGAGGTCGACGAAGAATCACGCAACGATGGTGTGCAG GAATCGTACAATAGAACCAAAGGGGAGGATTACGATGTAACCGATATCGACGAAGAGAAAGGTAGAATCGATTCAGCGGAAAAAAGTTTTATCATGACAGAGAGAAACGATCTTAACGAACGATCTATTTCTACTGAAATTCAGTTAGAAAGTCAAAACCAATCTTTCGAAAAAAAAGATCGAACCAAAAATGATGAATTCTTCGAGAATATAGATTACACGGACGAAATGAATTCTTCCTCCACTTACCCGGCCATCGACGATCAAGTTATGTTCCACGATAGCCTAAGCGTTATCGTGagcaaattatttcaaaatctgcGAAACGTTAGTGCAGCGGACGGACAGAAAATATTCAAGGAGCTGGATTTTGTGAACGGCACGAACGAAGATCCTTGTCAGAAGTGGCTAGACAGCAAGGATAAGCTCGAGCAAGTCTTCTTAG GTGGTCTAGCGTCGTTACCCGCCTGTCCGTGCCTATACCCGAACAATATCTTTTACGAAGACAAAATTTGGGATCAGAAGCGAATGAAGTATTTCAGGTGGAGAGACGTTAGTGGTAGCTCTCAAAGACTCGATGTCTATAAGCCTGGAGCCACTTACTGCGTGCGCTCGTTTTTGACGCAAGGAAGCGGAAGCGCCGCAGCTCAACACTGTTGCTATGACCATCAGAGGAAGCTCTTGACCCGTGGTTCCGGTGCTGGTACTCCATACTTTGTCAGTCCTGAGATATCACCTATACTGCACGAGAGAATTGACGTGCTGCCTTGGAGGCTTTGCAAGG ATACAACGGAGTAA
- the LOC126867550 gene encoding isthmin-2-like isoform X1, with protein sequence MQKNSRGMSALPVLNVAPFTFFCNPVSVALNDLRIDDHEITGDLEVAVYQKPISGLFHPSWMNDQLIRSKRNEQLEEETIPTRHAKHRKRRRCRNRSTCLRNTSAIRLSFLWDNGTAPIDQTSKETKEDPDENNTLIEVDEESRNDGVQESYNRTKGEDYDVTDIDEEKGRIDSAEKSFIMTERNDLNERSISTEIQLESQNQSFEKKDRTKNDEFFENIDYTDEMNSSSTYPAIDDQVMFHDSLSVIVSKLFQNLRNVSAADGQKIFKELDFVNGTNEDPCQKWLDSKDKLEQVFLGGLASLPACPCLYPNNIFYEDKIWDQKRMKYFRWRDVSGSSQRLDVYKPGATYCVRSFLTQGSGSAAAQHCCYDHQRKLLTRGSGAGTPYFVSPEISPILHERIDVLPWRLCKGDFSRYNGVRPPNNDNACEANPDDEEYQRQIDDTKHY encoded by the exons ATGCAGAAAAACAGTCGTGGAATGTCAGCGCTACCGGTGTTAAACGTTGCCCCTTTTACCTTCTTTTGCAATCCGGTATCGGTGGCGCTCAACGATCTACGA ATTGATGATCATGAAATCACTGGAGATTTGGAAGTCGCCGTGTATCAAAAACCGATTTCGGGTCTATTTCACCCATCTTGGATGAACGATCAGTTGATTCGAAGCAAACGAAACGAGCAGCTCGAAGAAGAGACGATTCCTACGAGACACGCGAAACATCGGAAGCGACGTCGCTGTAGGAATCGATCGACGTGTCTTCGAAATACATCTGCGATCAGGCTGTCTTTTCTGTGGGACAATGGCACGGCGCCAATAGACCAAACATCTAAAGAGACAAAAGAAGATCCTGATGAAAACAACACGCTTATAGAGGTCGACGAAGAATCACGCAACGATGGTGTGCAG GAATCGTACAATAGAACCAAAGGGGAGGATTACGATGTAACCGATATCGACGAAGAGAAAGGTAGAATCGATTCAGCGGAAAAAAGTTTTATCATGACAGAGAGAAACGATCTTAACGAACGATCTATTTCTACTGAAATTCAGTTAGAAAGTCAAAACCAATCTTTCGAAAAAAAAGATCGAACCAAAAATGATGAATTCTTCGAGAATATAGATTACACGGACGAAATGAATTCTTCCTCCACTTACCCGGCCATCGACGATCAAGTTATGTTCCACGATAGCCTAAGCGTTATCGTGagcaaattatttcaaaatctgcGAAACGTTAGTGCAGCGGACGGACAGAAAATATTCAAGGAGCTGGATTTTGTGAACGGCACGAACGAAGATCCTTGTCAGAAGTGGCTAGACAGCAAGGATAAGCTCGAGCAAGTCTTCTTAG GTGGTCTAGCGTCGTTACCCGCCTGTCCGTGCCTATACCCGAACAATATCTTTTACGAAGACAAAATTTGGGATCAGAAGCGAATGAAGTATTTCAGGTGGAGAGACGTTAGTGGTAGCTCTCAAAGACTCGATGTCTATAAGCCTGGAGCCACTTACTGCGTGCGCTCGTTTTTGACGCAAGGAAGCGGAAGCGCCGCAGCTCAACACTGTTGCTATGACCATCAGAGGAAGCTCTTGACCCGTGGTTCCGGTGCTGGTACTCCATACTTTGTCAGTCCTGAGATATCACCTATACTGCACGAGAGAATTGACGTGCTGCCTTGGAGGCTTTGCAAGGGTGACTTTTCCAG ATACAACGGAGTAAGACCACCAAACAATGACAACGCGTGTGAGGCGAATCCTGATGACGAGGAATATCAACGACAAATCGATGACACCAAGCATTATTAA
- the LOC126867561 gene encoding intraflagellar transport protein 43 homolog isoform X2, producing MDWAADLEITSKKLLPRLGRRSTQNIVQEDSKLDDDLLESPVSSSSVKSAQPPVAPPRTRKTGWGDELKSGKIRGSSSIIEQERSRVTEKDDVIDDIPVIPDLDEIQEDNTLSDLVNTPTVNVNRVAAYKELDTDLVKNAAFMSLNGVNLSLLAEKLYNENLTKEPDEVWNWNLLFTQVASEVNSETRKNLVT from the exons ATGGATTGGGCCGCGGATTTAGAAATTACCTCGAAAAAA CTTTTGCCTCGTCTTGGTAGGAGATCGACGCAGAACATCGTACAAGAAGATTCGAAACTAGACGATGATCTTTTGGAAAGTCCTGTATCGTCATCCTCTGTGAAATCGGCGCAACCACCTGTAGCACCCCCACGTACCAGAAAAACAGGATGGGGTGACGAACTGAAAAGCGGGAA GATACGTGGATCGTCGAGCATCATCGAACA GGAACGCTCTCGAGTGACGGAGAAGGACGACGTGATTGAcg ATATTCCTGTTATACCGGATTTGGATGAAATTCAGGAGGATAATACTTTGTCCGATTTAGTAAATACACCAAC GGTGAACGTGAACAGAGTCGCTGCGTATAAAGAACTTGATACGGATTTGGTAAAAAATGCCGCATTCATGTCTCTAAATGGCGTTAATCTTTCTCTTCTAGCAGAGAAATTATACAATGAAAATCTAACAAAAGAGCCGGATGAAGTATGGAATTGGAATCTTCTTTTCACTCAGGTTGCATCTGAAGTAAATAGCGAAACGCGAAAAAATCTTGTTACTTAG
- the LOC126867550 gene encoding isthmin-2-like isoform X5 yields the protein MNDQLIRSKRNEQLEEETIPTRHAKHRKRRRCRNRSTCLRNTSAIRLSFLWDNGTAPIDQTSKETKEDPDENNTLIEVDEESRNDGVQESYNRTKGEDYDVTDIDEEKGRIDSAEKSFIMTERNDLNERSISTEIQLESQNQSFEKKDRTKNDEFFENIDYTDEMNSSSTYPAIDDQVMFHDSLSVIVSKLFQNLRNVSAADGQKIFKELDFVNGTNEDPCQKWLDSKDKLEQVFLGGLASLPACPCLYPNNIFYEDKIWDQKRMKYFRWRDVSGSSQRLDVYKPGATYCVRSFLTQGSGSAAAQHCCYDHQRKLLTRGSGAGTPYFVSPEISPILHERIDVLPWRLCKGDFSRYNGVRPPNNDNACEANPDDEEYQRQIDDTKHY from the exons ATGAACGATCAGTTGATTCGAAGCAAACGAAACGAGCAGCTCGAAGAAGAGACGATTCCTACGAGACACGCGAAACATCGGAAGCGACGTCGCTGTAGGAATCGATCGACGTGTCTTCGAAATACATCTGCGATCAGGCTGTCTTTTCTGTGGGACAATGGCACGGCGCCAATAGACCAAACATCTAAAGAGACAAAAGAAGATCCTGATGAAAACAACACGCTTATAGAGGTCGACGAAGAATCACGCAACGATGGTGTGCAG GAATCGTACAATAGAACCAAAGGGGAGGATTACGATGTAACCGATATCGACGAAGAGAAAGGTAGAATCGATTCAGCGGAAAAAAGTTTTATCATGACAGAGAGAAACGATCTTAACGAACGATCTATTTCTACTGAAATTCAGTTAGAAAGTCAAAACCAATCTTTCGAAAAAAAAGATCGAACCAAAAATGATGAATTCTTCGAGAATATAGATTACACGGACGAAATGAATTCTTCCTCCACTTACCCGGCCATCGACGATCAAGTTATGTTCCACGATAGCCTAAGCGTTATCGTGagcaaattatttcaaaatctgcGAAACGTTAGTGCAGCGGACGGACAGAAAATATTCAAGGAGCTGGATTTTGTGAACGGCACGAACGAAGATCCTTGTCAGAAGTGGCTAGACAGCAAGGATAAGCTCGAGCAAGTCTTCTTAG GTGGTCTAGCGTCGTTACCCGCCTGTCCGTGCCTATACCCGAACAATATCTTTTACGAAGACAAAATTTGGGATCAGAAGCGAATGAAGTATTTCAGGTGGAGAGACGTTAGTGGTAGCTCTCAAAGACTCGATGTCTATAAGCCTGGAGCCACTTACTGCGTGCGCTCGTTTTTGACGCAAGGAAGCGGAAGCGCCGCAGCTCAACACTGTTGCTATGACCATCAGAGGAAGCTCTTGACCCGTGGTTCCGGTGCTGGTACTCCATACTTTGTCAGTCCTGAGATATCACCTATACTGCACGAGAGAATTGACGTGCTGCCTTGGAGGCTTTGCAAGGGTGACTTTTCCAG ATACAACGGAGTAAGACCACCAAACAATGACAACGCGTGTGAGGCGAATCCTGATGACGAGGAATATCAACGACAAATCGATGACACCAAGCATTATTAA
- the LOC126867550 gene encoding isthmin-2-like isoform X2 produces the protein MTNMTVSAFVYCILVLQLTLIVSIVHTGSRQIDDHEITGDLEVAVYQKPISGLFHPSWMNDQLIRSKRNEQLEEETIPTRHAKHRKRRRCRNRSTCLRNTSAIRLSFLWDNGTAPIDQTSKETKEDPDENNTLIEVDEESRNDGVQESYNRTKGEDYDVTDIDEEKGRIDSAEKSFIMTERNDLNERSISTEIQLESQNQSFEKKDRTKNDEFFENIDYTDEMNSSSTYPAIDDQVMFHDSLSVIVSKLFQNLRNVSAADGQKIFKELDFVNGTNEDPCQKWLDSKDKLEQVFLGGLASLPACPCLYPNNIFYEDKIWDQKRMKYFRWRDVSGSSQRLDVYKPGATYCVRSFLTQGSGSAAAQHCCYDHQRKLLTRGSGAGTPYFVSPEISPILHERIDVLPWRLCKGDFSRYNGVRPPNNDNACEANPDDEEYQRQIDDTKHY, from the exons ATGACGAACATGACAGTCTCGGCCTTTGTATACTGCATTCTCGTTCTCCAATTGACGTTAATTGTTTCGATCGTGCACACGGGCAGTCGTCAA ATTGATGATCATGAAATCACTGGAGATTTGGAAGTCGCCGTGTATCAAAAACCGATTTCGGGTCTATTTCACCCATCTTGGATGAACGATCAGTTGATTCGAAGCAAACGAAACGAGCAGCTCGAAGAAGAGACGATTCCTACGAGACACGCGAAACATCGGAAGCGACGTCGCTGTAGGAATCGATCGACGTGTCTTCGAAATACATCTGCGATCAGGCTGTCTTTTCTGTGGGACAATGGCACGGCGCCAATAGACCAAACATCTAAAGAGACAAAAGAAGATCCTGATGAAAACAACACGCTTATAGAGGTCGACGAAGAATCACGCAACGATGGTGTGCAG GAATCGTACAATAGAACCAAAGGGGAGGATTACGATGTAACCGATATCGACGAAGAGAAAGGTAGAATCGATTCAGCGGAAAAAAGTTTTATCATGACAGAGAGAAACGATCTTAACGAACGATCTATTTCTACTGAAATTCAGTTAGAAAGTCAAAACCAATCTTTCGAAAAAAAAGATCGAACCAAAAATGATGAATTCTTCGAGAATATAGATTACACGGACGAAATGAATTCTTCCTCCACTTACCCGGCCATCGACGATCAAGTTATGTTCCACGATAGCCTAAGCGTTATCGTGagcaaattatttcaaaatctgcGAAACGTTAGTGCAGCGGACGGACAGAAAATATTCAAGGAGCTGGATTTTGTGAACGGCACGAACGAAGATCCTTGTCAGAAGTGGCTAGACAGCAAGGATAAGCTCGAGCAAGTCTTCTTAG GTGGTCTAGCGTCGTTACCCGCCTGTCCGTGCCTATACCCGAACAATATCTTTTACGAAGACAAAATTTGGGATCAGAAGCGAATGAAGTATTTCAGGTGGAGAGACGTTAGTGGTAGCTCTCAAAGACTCGATGTCTATAAGCCTGGAGCCACTTACTGCGTGCGCTCGTTTTTGACGCAAGGAAGCGGAAGCGCCGCAGCTCAACACTGTTGCTATGACCATCAGAGGAAGCTCTTGACCCGTGGTTCCGGTGCTGGTACTCCATACTTTGTCAGTCCTGAGATATCACCTATACTGCACGAGAGAATTGACGTGCTGCCTTGGAGGCTTTGCAAGGGTGACTTTTCCAG ATACAACGGAGTAAGACCACCAAACAATGACAACGCGTGTGAGGCGAATCCTGATGACGAGGAATATCAACGACAAATCGATGACACCAAGCATTATTAA
- the LOC126867550 gene encoding isthmin-2-like isoform X3: protein MIDDHEITGDLEVAVYQKPISGLFHPSWMNDQLIRSKRNEQLEEETIPTRHAKHRKRRRCRNRSTCLRNTSAIRLSFLWDNGTAPIDQTSKETKEDPDENNTLIEVDEESRNDGVQESYNRTKGEDYDVTDIDEEKGRIDSAEKSFIMTERNDLNERSISTEIQLESQNQSFEKKDRTKNDEFFENIDYTDEMNSSSTYPAIDDQVMFHDSLSVIVSKLFQNLRNVSAADGQKIFKELDFVNGTNEDPCQKWLDSKDKLEQVFLGGLASLPACPCLYPNNIFYEDKIWDQKRMKYFRWRDVSGSSQRLDVYKPGATYCVRSFLTQGSGSAAAQHCCYDHQRKLLTRGSGAGTPYFVSPEISPILHERIDVLPWRLCKGDFSRYNGVRPPNNDNACEANPDDEEYQRQIDDTKHY, encoded by the exons ATG ATTGATGATCATGAAATCACTGGAGATTTGGAAGTCGCCGTGTATCAAAAACCGATTTCGGGTCTATTTCACCCATCTTGGATGAACGATCAGTTGATTCGAAGCAAACGAAACGAGCAGCTCGAAGAAGAGACGATTCCTACGAGACACGCGAAACATCGGAAGCGACGTCGCTGTAGGAATCGATCGACGTGTCTTCGAAATACATCTGCGATCAGGCTGTCTTTTCTGTGGGACAATGGCACGGCGCCAATAGACCAAACATCTAAAGAGACAAAAGAAGATCCTGATGAAAACAACACGCTTATAGAGGTCGACGAAGAATCACGCAACGATGGTGTGCAG GAATCGTACAATAGAACCAAAGGGGAGGATTACGATGTAACCGATATCGACGAAGAGAAAGGTAGAATCGATTCAGCGGAAAAAAGTTTTATCATGACAGAGAGAAACGATCTTAACGAACGATCTATTTCTACTGAAATTCAGTTAGAAAGTCAAAACCAATCTTTCGAAAAAAAAGATCGAACCAAAAATGATGAATTCTTCGAGAATATAGATTACACGGACGAAATGAATTCTTCCTCCACTTACCCGGCCATCGACGATCAAGTTATGTTCCACGATAGCCTAAGCGTTATCGTGagcaaattatttcaaaatctgcGAAACGTTAGTGCAGCGGACGGACAGAAAATATTCAAGGAGCTGGATTTTGTGAACGGCACGAACGAAGATCCTTGTCAGAAGTGGCTAGACAGCAAGGATAAGCTCGAGCAAGTCTTCTTAG GTGGTCTAGCGTCGTTACCCGCCTGTCCGTGCCTATACCCGAACAATATCTTTTACGAAGACAAAATTTGGGATCAGAAGCGAATGAAGTATTTCAGGTGGAGAGACGTTAGTGGTAGCTCTCAAAGACTCGATGTCTATAAGCCTGGAGCCACTTACTGCGTGCGCTCGTTTTTGACGCAAGGAAGCGGAAGCGCCGCAGCTCAACACTGTTGCTATGACCATCAGAGGAAGCTCTTGACCCGTGGTTCCGGTGCTGGTACTCCATACTTTGTCAGTCCTGAGATATCACCTATACTGCACGAGAGAATTGACGTGCTGCCTTGGAGGCTTTGCAAGGGTGACTTTTCCAG ATACAACGGAGTAAGACCACCAAACAATGACAACGCGTGTGAGGCGAATCCTGATGACGAGGAATATCAACGACAAATCGATGACACCAAGCATTATTAA